A section of the Arcobacter sp. F155 genome encodes:
- a CDS encoding class 1 fructose-bisphosphatase yields the protein MIAVFNAITNIAEDIEKNVFVDCEKFLSSGLNDQQMHDSVHDYCSKIIEREFKRVKSVHGFIGKDNKEYTTINENGKYKISYVAIDNVDLLDVDFSLGTIFGIYEHQMDAFHLKAAMYITYGPTFQLVFASKSEGVVYFSYEDGEFIEQDPLTLEKKGKINSTGGVASEWTKEHKELIESFFNEGYRLRYSDSLALDTHQILFKRGGLYSSPATKSFPDGKLEVLFEAFPISYIIEQAGGRAISQKGRILDMTNVELHDKTPIYFGSSSEVQKVEDSLSN from the coding sequence ATGATTGCAGTTTTTAATGCCATTACAAATATTGCAGAAGATATAGAAAAAAACGTATTTGTTGATTGTGAAAAGTTTTTATCAAGTGGACTAAATGACCAACAAATGCATGATAGTGTTCATGATTATTGTTCAAAGATTATTGAAAGAGAGTTCAAAAGAGTAAAATCAGTTCATGGTTTTATTGGAAAAGACAATAAAGAGTACACAACAATAAATGAAAATGGAAAATACAAAATCTCTTATGTTGCTATTGATAATGTAGATTTATTAGATGTTGATTTTTCACTAGGAACTATTTTTGGAATTTATGAACATCAAATGGATGCTTTCCACTTAAAAGCAGCTATGTATATTACTTATGGACCAACTTTCCAATTAGTATTTGCTTCAAAATCTGAAGGTGTAGTTTACTTCTCTTATGAAGATGGTGAGTTTATAGAACAAGACCCTTTAACTTTAGAGAAAAAAGGAAAAATCAATTCTACTGGTGGAGTTGCTAGTGAATGGACAAAAGAACATAAAGAGTTAATAGAAAGCTTTTTTAATGAAGGATATAGACTAAGATATTCTGATTCTTTAGCTTTAGATACTCATCAGATTTTATTTAAAAGAGGTGGTTTATATTCATCTCCTGCAACAAAATCTTTCCCTGATGGAAAACTAGAAGTACTATTTGAAGCCTTCCCTATCTCATATATTATTGAGCAAGCAGGTGGAAGAGCAATTAGTCAAAAAGGTCGTATTTTAGATATGACAAATGTAGAACTACATGATAAAACACCAATTTATTTTGGTTCATCTTCTGAAGTACAAAAAGTAGAAGACTCTTTAAGTAACTAG
- a CDS encoding TOBE domain-containing protein → MEISSNLTLELLDQPFLLEKRIDLLFAIQKCGSISKAAKEVPMSYKKAWEAVDTMNNLSLQAVVTTEKGGKGGGGTSLTPYGENLLKTYLLLKQEQKSFLNRLKQMTDIDTGTLKTIGRLAMQISARNQIQGIVESIILSEVNAQVLIKLKSGNTLVSSITKAAAQDLDIKKGDEVTAFFKSSNVLISTDTNIALSARNKFDGKVSAITKDVINSELVVDIGNGDSVVSVITTNSIKTLDLKEEMPVCAIIKSSDIMIGK, encoded by the coding sequence TTGGAAATTTCATCAAATTTGACCCTAGAACTATTAGATCAACCCTTTTTGTTAGAGAAAAGGATTGATCTTCTTTTTGCAATACAAAAATGTGGTTCAATAAGTAAAGCTGCAAAAGAAGTGCCTATGAGTTATAAAAAGGCATGGGAAGCAGTTGATACAATGAACAATCTATCTTTACAAGCTGTAGTTACTACAGAAAAAGGTGGTAAAGGTGGAGGTGGTACTTCATTAACTCCTTATGGTGAGAATTTATTGAAGACATATCTATTGTTAAAACAAGAACAAAAAAGTTTTTTAAATAGATTAAAACAGATGACTGATATAGATACAGGAACACTTAAAACAATAGGGAGACTAGCTATGCAAATTAGTGCCAGAAATCAAATACAAGGTATTGTTGAGTCAATAATACTTTCAGAAGTTAACGCCCAAGTTCTTATTAAGTTAAAAAGTGGAAATACGCTAGTCTCTAGTATAACTAAAGCTGCTGCTCAAGATTTAGATATAAAAAAAGGTGATGAAGTTACTGCATTTTTTAAATCAAGTAATGTACTTATAAGTACAGATACAAATATTGCTTTAAGTGCTAGAAATAAATTTGATGGAAAAGTTTCGGCTATTACTAAAGATGTAATAAACTCTGAACTAGTAGTTGATATAGGAAATGGAGATTCTGTAGTATCTGTAATTACTACAAACTCCATTAAAACATTAGACTTGAAAGAAGAGATGCCTGTGTGTGCAATCATAAAATCAAGTGATATAATGATAGGAAAATAA
- a CDS encoding AI-2E family transporter, with product MDAINIRHYFFYLATLVVIIAGLKVASEIVVILFLAIFISSIFSTLLRFLEKKHIPRVISYVLVICIFVLISLLLGYIVNNSLKNFIENIPQYEKQLQGLVVNTIALGESYGIAVDKKMILDALNFSSFFGFTTNIIGSIGTFLSKFLLIVIGVAFILAESKSFEKKLKVIFKQKREELEHFNQFSHNIQKYFLVKSTTSFLTGFIIAVGLIIFGVDYPVLWGVIAMLFNFVPVVGSIIAAIPAVLLSLVSVDLNTTIALIVFYVTINISISNIIEPKLMGKELGLSPLVIFFSLILWGWVLGIVGMFLAVPITMTLKIAFSSNTSTQWIAVLMSDITTKKEKKG from the coding sequence TTGGATGCAATAAATATAAGACACTATTTTTTTTATTTAGCTACTTTGGTAGTAATAATTGCAGGTTTAAAAGTTGCCAGTGAAATTGTAGTTATACTATTTTTAGCAATATTCATTTCTTCAATTTTTTCTACACTTTTAAGGTTTTTAGAGAAAAAGCATATACCAAGAGTAATCTCATATGTTTTAGTAATTTGTATTTTTGTATTGATATCTTTACTTTTAGGTTATATTGTTAATAACTCTTTGAAAAACTTTATTGAAAATATACCTCAATATGAAAAGCAGTTGCAAGGCTTAGTTGTAAACACAATTGCTTTAGGTGAGAGTTATGGAATAGCAGTAGATAAAAAAATGATTTTAGATGCACTTAATTTTAGTTCATTTTTTGGTTTTACAACGAATATAATTGGAAGTATTGGAACTTTCCTTTCTAAGTTTTTACTTATAGTTATTGGGGTTGCATTTATTCTTGCAGAATCAAAATCCTTTGAAAAAAAGTTAAAAGTTATTTTCAAACAAAAAAGAGAAGAGTTAGAACACTTTAATCAATTTTCACACAATATTCAAAAGTACTTTTTAGTAAAAAGTACAACAAGTTTTTTAACAGGATTTATAATAGCTGTAGGACTTATAATCTTTGGTGTTGATTATCCAGTACTTTGGGGTGTAATTGCAATGCTATTTAACTTTGTTCCAGTAGTAGGTTCTATTATTGCAGCAATTCCAGCAGTACTTTTATCACTTGTTAGTGTAGATTTAAATACAACAATTGCACTAATTGTATTTTATGTTACTATCAATATTTCAATTAGTAATATTATTGAACCTAAACTTATGGGAAAAGAGTTAGGTTTATCTCCTTTAGTTATCTTCTTCTCACTTATTTTATGGGGATGGGTTTTAGGAATAGTTGGAATGTTCTTAGCGGTTCCTATTACAATGACTTTAAAAATAGCCTTTAGTTCAAATACTAGTACTCAATGGATAGCCGTTTTAATGTCAGATATAACAACTAAAAAAGAGAAAAAAGGTTAA
- the modA gene encoding molybdate ABC transporter substrate-binding protein, producing MKKFLFLLFVLTSSLVANTINIAVAANVSYAIDDLIKEFNKQNPNTKVLVTLGSSGKLTAQIKNGAPYQLFMAANMKYPITLDNDGLSLTKPLIYAQGSLALLSSKKQDFSNGINIVSEENIEKIAIANPKTAPYGKAAVEALKNAKLYESIEKKFVYAESISQTVSYAITGAQLGFIAKSSLYSDKMAKYKEGINWTDVDPKLYTPINQGIIILKNADKNKEVKAFYDFILSEKAKKIFKEFGYLVP from the coding sequence ATGAAAAAGTTTTTGTTTTTGTTGTTTGTTTTAACTTCAAGTTTAGTAGCAAACACAATAAATATTGCAGTTGCAGCAAATGTAAGTTATGCAATTGATGATTTAATTAAAGAGTTTAATAAACAAAACCCTAATACTAAAGTATTAGTTACTTTAGGAAGTAGTGGTAAGTTAACAGCTCAAATAAAAAATGGAGCTCCATATCAGCTATTTATGGCTGCAAATATGAAGTATCCAATTACTTTAGATAATGATGGGTTAAGTTTAACTAAGCCATTGATTTATGCTCAAGGAAGTCTTGCACTTTTAAGTTCTAAAAAACAAGATTTTTCAAATGGAATAAATATTGTAAGTGAAGAAAATATTGAAAAAATAGCAATAGCAAACCCTAAAACAGCTCCTTATGGAAAAGCTGCGGTTGAAGCTTTAAAAAATGCAAAACTATATGAAAGTATTGAAAAGAAGTTTGTATATGCTGAGTCAATTTCTCAAACTGTTTCTTATGCAATTACAGGAGCGCAACTTGGATTTATTGCTAAGTCATCTTTATATAGTGATAAGATGGCAAAGTATAAAGAAGGAATTAATTGGACCGATGTTGACCCAAAACTATATACACCAATTAATCAAGGGATTATTATTCTAAAAAATGCTGATAAGAATAAAGAAGTAAAAGCTTTTTATGACTTTATTTTAAGCGAGAAAGCAAAAAAAATATTTAAAGAGTTTGGATATTTAGTACCATGA
- a CDS encoding DUF2237 family protein, which produces MQTNILGTNLSVCCTSPMTGFYRDGVCRTSPEDHGTHTVCAIMTNEFLEFSKKQGNDLTTPVPQFGFPGLQEGDKWCLCALRWKEAYEAGCAPKIDAEATSNATTKFIKKEILLEYKI; this is translated from the coding sequence ATGCAAACAAATATTTTAGGAACAAACTTAAGCGTTTGTTGTACTTCTCCAATGACAGGTTTTTATAGAGATGGAGTTTGTCGAACAAGCCCAGAAGACCATGGAACTCATACAGTGTGTGCAATCATGACAAATGAGTTTTTAGAGTTTTCTAAAAAACAAGGTAATGACTTAACAACACCAGTACCACAGTTTGGATTCCCTGGTTTACAAGAGGGTGATAAATGGTGTTTATGTGCTTTAAGATGGAAAGAAGCATACGAAGCAGGGTGTGCTCCTAAAATAGATGCTGAGGCAACATCAAATGCCACAACTAAATTTATAAAAAAAGAGATACTTTTAGAGTATAAAATCTAA
- a CDS encoding DEAD/DEAH box helicase translates to MKNLKLITNSQDSNFYNQFVSLLDSCKSFYFNVAFINYSGLQLILQNLKKCEQRGIKGKVLSSTYLNFTDEKALEKIKEFENIELKIFDSANNQIGFHPKAYIFEFEDEYKLLIGSSNLTASAFKSNIEWNIKTVLKKEDVFIKELFSDFNKLWDNSIYVDKEFLDEYKSFKLKQEPIQSFTRKEFRLNLMQKEALQRLDFLRNSGENKALAIASTGIGKTFLSVFDIKQFDAKKVLFIVHREDILISARKSFEAVIKDKTMGFFTGNKKDTKCEFIFATIQTLSKYYKKFEAQEFDYIVVDEAHHIASKSYECVKSYFKPRFLLGLTATANRTDEVSIFDFFDDNLACEVTLNEALEKSLVSSFHYFGIEDIKELDYENIDLTNIKKLSKFLMINKRVDFIIEKMNFYGFSGDKRRALGFCASKEHANFMSEEFNKRGIKATALTSEDSIIKRENSIKKLQSSTNELEVIFTVDIFNEGVDIPNVNTVLMLRPTNSSIVFVQQLGRGLRKNSDKEFLTVLDFIGNHNRAYLIALSLVGKKRFDKDSIKLSLNNNFSNFPNAHIIMDEIAKRRVLEQIENENFNSLKYLKEQYLEFKTSQNLKTIPRLSDYIHYDEYIDILDFISYSKSYEEFICKVEKNSPYKKACEDENFVKALRFIQGLMPIKRVYEFAILKYLISNKETSISFALEYLKKYLKEVSEETLIHSFRFLDEQFFDSAQKQRFLKLATLKRDTLSRTKEFDELLASDFKRDLLLDSINYALIKYEKEFGVKNYGLPFLKLYEKYNMLNIAQLCNFDKIHSSFRGSGFLKFKDDFFLFITIEKDKFTKGAKYENAFLSKELFTYSSKPSMSYDKGDGKRLIENKKHAVKLHIFVRKFSHVDKKVQPFIYLGLANTKSYKNEKPIDLELKLETPLTNNLYEEFTKVVE, encoded by the coding sequence TTGAAAAATCTTAAATTAATAACAAATTCCCAAGATAGTAATTTTTATAATCAGTTTGTATCCTTGTTAGACTCATGTAAGAGTTTTTATTTTAATGTTGCATTTATAAACTATTCAGGACTTCAACTTATACTTCAAAACCTAAAAAAGTGTGAACAAAGAGGAATTAAAGGAAAAGTCTTAAGTTCTACATATCTTAACTTTACAGATGAAAAAGCCTTAGAAAAAATAAAAGAGTTTGAAAATATCGAGCTTAAGATATTTGATAGTGCAAATAATCAAATAGGCTTCCATCCAAAAGCTTATATCTTTGAGTTTGAAGATGAGTATAAACTGTTAATTGGTTCTTCAAACTTAACAGCAAGTGCTTTTAAATCAAATATAGAGTGGAATATTAAAACAGTTTTAAAAAAAGAAGATGTTTTTATAAAAGAGCTTTTTTCTGATTTTAATAAACTTTGGGATAATTCAATATATGTAGATAAAGAGTTTTTAGATGAGTATAAAAGTTTTAAGTTAAAACAAGAGCCAATACAAAGTTTTACACGAAAAGAGTTTAGATTAAATCTTATGCAAAAAGAGGCTTTACAAAGGCTAGACTTTTTAAGAAATAGTGGTGAAAATAAAGCCCTTGCAATTGCATCAACAGGAATAGGAAAAACTTTTTTAAGTGTCTTTGATATAAAACAGTTTGATGCAAAGAAAGTATTATTTATAGTTCATAGAGAAGATATCTTAATTAGTGCTAGAAAGAGTTTTGAAGCTGTAATTAAAGACAAAACTATGGGCTTTTTTACGGGAAATAAAAAAGATACAAAATGTGAGTTTATTTTTGCAACAATTCAAACACTAAGTAAATACTACAAAAAGTTTGAAGCCCAAGAGTTTGACTATATAGTAGTTGATGAGGCTCATCATATAGCAAGTAAAAGTTATGAGTGTGTAAAAAGCTACTTTAAACCAAGGTTTTTATTAGGACTTACAGCAACTGCAAATAGAACTGATGAGGTTTCTATTTTTGATTTTTTTGATGATAATTTAGCCTGTGAAGTAACTTTGAATGAAGCTTTAGAAAAAAGCTTAGTAAGTTCTTTTCACTATTTTGGAATTGAAGATATAAAAGAGCTTGATTATGAGAATATTGATTTAACAAATATAAAAAAGCTTTCAAAGTTTTTGATGATAAATAAAAGAGTTGATTTTATCATTGAGAAGATGAACTTTTATGGGTTTAGTGGAGACAAAAGAAGAGCCTTAGGCTTTTGTGCTTCTAAAGAGCATGCAAATTTTATGAGTGAAGAGTTTAATAAAAGAGGAATTAAAGCAACAGCCTTAACAAGTGAAGACTCTATTATAAAAAGAGAAAACTCTATTAAAAAACTGCAAAGTAGTACGAATGAACTTGAAGTTATTTTCACTGTGGATATATTTAATGAAGGTGTTGATATTCCAAATGTAAATACTGTTTTGATGCTTCGACCTACAAACTCTTCAATTGTATTTGTACAACAGCTAGGAAGAGGATTAAGAAAAAATAGTGATAAAGAGTTTTTAACAGTACTTGATTTTATTGGAAATCATAATAGAGCTTATCTTATTGCTTTATCACTTGTAGGTAAAAAACGTTTTGATAAAGATAGTATAAAATTATCACTAAACAATAATTTCTCAAACTTTCCTAATGCTCATATTATCATGGATGAAATTGCTAAAAGAAGAGTTTTAGAACAAATTGAAAACGAAAACTTTAATAGTTTGAAATATTTAAAAGAGCAGTATTTAGAGTTTAAAACTTCGCAAAATCTAAAGACTATTCCTAGACTTAGTGATTATATTCATTATGATGAATATATAGATATCTTAGACTTTATTTCTTACTCTAAATCCTACGAAGAGTTTATTTGTAAAGTTGAGAAAAATAGCCCTTATAAAAAAGCATGCGAAGATGAAAACTTTGTAAAAGCTCTTAGGTTTATTCAAGGCTTGATGCCAATAAAAAGAGTTTATGAATTTGCAATTTTAAAGTATCTAATATCAAATAAAGAGACTTCTATTTCTTTTGCACTTGAGTATTTAAAAAAGTATTTAAAAGAAGTTAGTGAAGAAACACTTATTCATAGTTTTAGATTTTTAGATGAGCAGTTTTTTGATTCTGCTCAGAAGCAAAGGTTTTTGAAACTTGCTACTTTAAAAAGAGATACTTTATCTAGAACTAAAGAGTTTGATGAATTATTAGCAAGTGATTTTAAAAGAGATTTACTTTTAGATTCTATAAATTATGCTTTAATAAAATATGAAAAAGAGTTTGGTGTAAAGAACTATGGTTTACCATTTTTAAAACTTTATGAAAAATACAATATGTTAAATATCGCCCAATTATGCAATTTTGATAAAATTCATAGCTCTTTTAGAGGAAGTGGTTTTTTAAAGTTTAAAGATGATTTCTTCCTTTTTATAACTATTGAAAAAGATAAGTTTACAAAGGGTGCCAAGTATGAAAATGCTTTTCTTTCAAAAGAACTTTTTACTTATTCAAGTAAGCCTTCTATGAGTTACGATAAAGGTGATGGAAAAAGACTTATTGAAAACAAAAAACACGCAGTTAAACTTCATATCTTTGTAAGAAAATTTTCACATGTTGATAAAAAGGTTCAGCCTTTTATTTATTTAGGATTGGCAAATACCAAATCTTATAAAAATGAAAAGCCAATAGATTTAGAACTAAAACTTGAAACTCCTCTTACAAATAATCTTTATGAAGAGTTTACAAAAGTTGTTGAGTAA
- the modB gene encoding molybdate ABC transporter permease subunit yields the protein MIEAITNLDLNPLLISFKLALITTIILFIFSLPLAWYLSQTKSRAKPFIEAVTALPIVLPPSVIGFYILWSLSINSPVGSFFDEVLGIKLVFNFTGVVIASCFYSLPFMVQPLQSGFESINKNMLEASYVAGKSKFETLIKVALPNIKPALMTATIVTFAHTVGEFGVVLMVGGSIPGETKVAAVAIYEFVEIIDYSSAHIYSAIMLIISFIVLLCVYIFNQKYNKKFTGLHR from the coding sequence ATGATTGAAGCAATTACAAATCTAGATTTAAACCCTTTGCTAATTTCATTTAAATTAGCCCTTATCACTACTATCATACTTTTTATTTTTTCTTTGCCTCTAGCTTGGTATTTATCTCAAACCAAATCTAGGGCAAAACCCTTTATAGAAGCAGTGACAGCTTTACCAATTGTATTACCTCCTTCTGTAATAGGTTTTTATATTCTTTGGTCTTTATCTATTAATTCTCCTGTGGGAAGCTTCTTTGATGAAGTATTAGGAATAAAACTTGTATTTAATTTTACTGGTGTTGTAATTGCTAGTTGTTTTTACTCTTTGCCTTTTATGGTTCAACCTTTACAAAGTGGTTTTGAAAGTATAAATAAAAATATGCTTGAGGCAAGTTATGTAGCAGGAAAAAGTAAATTTGAAACTTTAATTAAAGTAGCTTTACCAAATATCAAACCAGCACTTATGACAGCAACTATAGTAACTTTTGCTCATACAGTTGGAGAGTTTGGAGTTGTTTTAATGGTTGGTGGAAGTATTCCTGGGGAAACAAAAGTTGCAGCAGTTGCTATTTATGAGTTTGTAGAGATTATTGATTATAGTTCTGCTCATATTTATAGTGCAATTATGTTGATAATTAGTTTTATAGTTTTACTTTGTGTATATATTTTCAATCAAAAATATAATAAAAAATTTACTGGATTACATAGATGA
- the modD gene encoding ModD protein: MLTFSDSELQEYIKEDLPYFDLTTHLQECKDKKANLKVFTREDIIVSSSKEAARIAELLSCKVNFFVSNRTKLTKGETILEFEGDYNNVHQAYKLVQVLLEYSCKIATQTNKMLMLIKEVNPSCELLTTRKSFPFSKKFCINSILNGGAMPHRLGLSETILFFKQHREIYSSNKEFYQQINKYKKMAPEKKIIVESSCFDDIKALMQYGVDVIQIDKASLELIEEVIEYKNRYCYENINILAAGGINISNVQDYAKTGVNGIVTSFLYNCGMADLGTKLTIIE, from the coding sequence ATGCTTACTTTTAGTGATAGTGAATTACAAGAGTATATAAAAGAGGATTTACCATATTTTGATTTAACCACTCATCTTCAAGAGTGTAAAGATAAAAAAGCAAATCTAAAAGTTTTTACAAGGGAGGATATTATTGTATCTTCTTCAAAGGAAGCTGCAAGAATTGCCGAACTTTTATCTTGTAAAGTAAACTTCTTTGTTTCAAATAGAACTAAACTTACAAAGGGTGAAACAATATTAGAGTTTGAAGGGGACTATAATAATGTTCATCAAGCTTATAAATTAGTGCAAGTACTTTTAGAGTATAGTTGTAAAATAGCTACACAAACAAATAAGATGCTAATGCTTATAAAAGAAGTTAATCCTTCTTGTGAACTTCTTACAACTAGAAAGAGTTTTCCATTTTCTAAAAAGTTTTGTATAAACTCAATTTTAAATGGTGGTGCTATGCCTCATCGTTTAGGTCTAAGTGAAACTATACTTTTTTTTAAACAACATAGAGAAATATATAGTTCAAATAAAGAGTTTTATCAACAAATAAATAAGTATAAAAAAATGGCACCAGAAAAAAAGATTATAGTAGAGTCTTCTTGTTTTGATGATATAAAAGCTTTAATGCAATATGGAGTTGATGTTATTCAAATAGATAAAGCAAGTCTTGAGCTTATAGAAGAGGTAATTGAGTATAAAAATAGATACTGTTATGAGAATATAAATATATTAGCAGCAGGTGGAATAAATATCTCAAATGTTCAAGATTATGCTAAAACAGGAGTAAATGGTATAGTAACTAGTTTTTTATATAATTGTGGAATGGCAGACTTAGGAACAAAACTTACTATCATAGAATAA
- a CDS encoding ABC transporter ATP-binding protein has translation MIEIDIKKELHGSQGAMNLDVNLNINNKDFIALTGLSGSGKTTLLRSLAGLEKAEGIIKVDNEIWQDEKEFLPVQKRKIGFVFQDYALFPNMTVIENLFFVNKDKELASHLLKITDLEALANRLPNSLSGGQKQRVSLCRAMMNRPKLLLMDEPLSALDPNMRIKLQDEILQLHKEFETTTILVSHDPSEIYKLSNRVIVLKDGNVVDDGDAKSVLLKTSGSAKFSFEGKVLDIVKVDVIYIAIIAIGQQLVEVTITSNEAKELKVGQDIRVSTKAFAPTIKG, from the coding sequence ATGATAGAAATAGATATAAAAAAAGAACTTCATGGCTCACAAGGGGCTATGAATCTTGATGTAAATTTAAATATTAATAATAAAGATTTTATAGCCTTAACTGGACTTAGTGGAAGTGGAAAAACAACTCTGCTTAGAAGTTTAGCTGGACTTGAAAAGGCAGAAGGAATTATAAAAGTTGATAATGAAATTTGGCAAGATGAAAAAGAGTTTTTGCCAGTACAAAAAAGAAAAATAGGTTTTGTTTTCCAAGACTATGCACTTTTCCCTAATATGACAGTAATAGAGAATCTATTTTTTGTAAATAAAGATAAAGAGTTAGCAAGTCATCTTTTAAAAATAACAGATTTGGAAGCCTTAGCAAATAGATTACCAAATAGTTTAAGTGGTGGACAAAAACAGCGTGTAAGTCTTTGTAGGGCTATGATGAATAGACCAAAACTTCTTTTAATGGATGAACCTTTATCTGCATTAGACCCAAATATGAGAATTAAACTTCAAGATGAGATATTACAACTACATAAAGAGTTTGAAACAACAACTATTTTAGTAAGTCATGACCCAAGTGAAATTTATAAACTTAGCAATAGAGTAATTGTTTTAAAAGACGGAAATGTTGTAGATGATGGAGATGCGAAAAGTGTGCTACTTAAAACAAGTGGAAGTGCAAAGTTCTCTTTTGAGGGAAAAGTTCTTGATATTGTAAAAGTAGATGTGATTTATATTGCAATTATAGCAATAGGGCAACAACTAGTTGAAGTAACAATAACATCAAATGAAGCAAAAGAGTTAAAAGTAGGGCAAGATATTCGAGTAAGTACAAAAGCTTTTGCTCCTACAATAAAAGGTTAA
- a CDS encoding molybdopterin-binding protein, whose amino-acid sequence MNKLEAIVTKIKSKQSLNLVSFSFNTNTLTMISLDLDEKVKEDKKVLLSIKPTNITLAKNFEGLLSSSNKLLGKISNLEIGELLSSVICDVNGTLIEAVITTNSLEKMNLFLNEDIVLLFKASDLAIMEISND is encoded by the coding sequence ATGAATAAACTAGAGGCAATAGTTACAAAAATAAAAAGTAAACAGAGTTTAAATCTAGTCTCTTTTTCATTTAATACAAACACTCTTACAATGATTAGTTTGGATTTAGATGAGAAGGTGAAAGAAGATAAAAAAGTTCTATTGAGCATAAAACCTACAAACATAACCTTAGCAAAAAACTTTGAAGGACTTTTAAGTTCTTCAAATAAACTCCTTGGAAAGATATCTAATTTAGAAATAGGTGAATTACTAAGTAGCGTTATATGCGATGTAAATGGAACACTAATTGAAGCAGTTATTACAACAAACTCTTTGGAGAAAATGAACTTGTTTTTAAATGAAGATATAGTTTTATTATTTAAAGCGAGTGATTTAGCAATAATGGAGATAAGTAATGATTGA
- a CDS encoding 6-phosphofructokinase has product MAIAILTSGGDCAGMNPAIKQFVDYCFTKGIKPFLVFDGLEGLIDGNIKEATFDDVAGIMHEGGTKIRSSRSKRFFELEYRKQAYENLQKHGVDKLIILGGDGSFRALNQFYKDFGVKFVGIPATIDNDIFGTEYCLGVDTALNIIREATDAIRDTSASFKRACVIETMGRDCGYLALVSAITCGAEVCMIPELDYDLDVIGKRLKEELKNGRKYIVCVVAEGCSKNKCTTTNELVRWLEEDVGIETRATILGHIQRGGNPTVYDRLMASEFVTFAIDEIFKEEFTSSVIVYNKGEFEFVSIDYVNSSKYEIKEELLNLAKRLVN; this is encoded by the coding sequence ATGGCAATAGCAATATTAACTTCTGGTGGAGATTGTGCAGGAATGAATCCTGCAATTAAGCAGTTTGTAGATTATTGTTTTACAAAAGGGATTAAACCTTTTTTAGTATTTGATGGACTAGAAGGTTTGATTGATGGAAATATAAAAGAAGCTACCTTTGATGATGTTGCTGGAATTATGCATGAAGGTGGAACTAAAATAAGGTCTTCAAGGTCAAAAAGATTTTTTGAATTAGAGTATAGAAAACAAGCCTATGAAAACTTACAAAAACATGGAGTTGATAAGCTTATTATTTTAGGTGGAGATGGTTCTTTTAGAGCTTTAAATCAATTCTATAAAGACTTTGGTGTAAAGTTTGTAGGAATCCCTGCAACTATTGATAATGATATTTTTGGAACAGAGTACTGCTTAGGTGTTGATACAGCACTGAATATTATTAGAGAAGCAACGGATGCTATAAGAGATACTTCTGCTTCATTTAAAAGAGCTTGTGTAATTGAGACTATGGGAAGAGATTGTGGATATTTAGCTTTAGTTTCAGCAATTACTTGTGGGGCTGAGGTTTGTATGATTCCTGAGCTTGATTATGATTTAGATGTTATAGGAAAAAGATTAAAAGAAGAGCTTAAAAATGGAAGAAAATATATAGTTTGTGTAGTGGCAGAGGGATGTTCTAAAAATAAATGTACAACTACGAATGAACTTGTTAGATGGCTTGAAGAAGATGTAGGAATTGAAACAAGAGCAACTATTTTAGGTCATATACAAAGGGGTGGAAATCCAACAGTATATGACAGACTTATGGCATCAGAGTTTGTGACTTTTGCAATTGATGAAATCTTTAAAGAAGAGTTTACAAGTAGTGTGATTGTTTATAATAAGGGTGAGTTTGAGTTTGTATCAATTGATTATGTGAACTCTTCAAAGTATGAGATAAAAGAAGAGTTGCTTAACCTAGCAAAGAGATTAGTGAACTAG